A window of the Dickeya dianthicola NCPPB 453 genome harbors these coding sequences:
- the rplI gene encoding 50S ribosomal protein L9, with product MQVILLDKVANLGSLGDQVNVKAGYARNFLVPQGKAVPATKKNVEFFEARRAELEAKLADVLTAAEARAEKVNALASVTIASKAGDEGKLFGSIGTRDIADAVTAAGVDVAKSEVRLPNGVLRMLGEHEVSFQLHSDVFAKLNVVVVAE from the coding sequence ATGCAAGTTATTCTGCTGGATAAAGTAGCAAACCTGGGCAGCCTGGGTGATCAGGTTAACGTTAAAGCGGGCTACGCTCGTAACTTCCTGGTTCCGCAGGGCAAAGCTGTGCCGGCAACCAAGAAAAACGTTGAGTTTTTCGAAGCCCGCCGCGCTGAACTGGAAGCCAAACTGGCTGACGTTCTGACTGCTGCTGAAGCTCGCGCTGAGAAAGTCAACGCGCTGGCTTCCGTGACTATCGCATCTAAAGCGGGTGACGAAGGCAAACTGTTCGGTTCCATCGGTACTCGCGACATCGCTGATGCGGTCACCGCTGCGGGTGTTGATGTTGCCAAGAGCGAAGTTCGCCTGCCGAACGGCGTTCTGCGCATGCTGGGTGAGCACGAAGTGAGCTTCCAACTGC
- the rpsR gene encoding 30S ribosomal protein S18, translating to MARYFRRRKFCRFTAEGVQEIDYKDIATLKNYITESGKIVPSRITGTRAKYQRQLARAIKRARYLSLLPYTDRHQ from the coding sequence ATGGCACGTTATTTCCGTCGTCGCAAGTTCTGCCGTTTCACCGCGGAAGGCGTTCAAGAGATTGACTATAAAGACATCGCAACGCTGAAAAACTACATCACTGAAAGTGGTAAAATTGTACCGAGCCGCATCACCGGCACCCGTGCAAAATACCAGCGTCAACTGGCCCGCGCTATCAAGCGTGCGCGCTACCTGTCTTTGTTGCCGTACACTGATCGTCATCAGTAA
- the priB gene encoding primosomal replication protein N: protein MVTANRLELSGTVCKTPIRKVSPSGIPHCQFVLEHRSVQEEAGLSRQAWCRMPVIVSGHPSQAFTHSITVGMQLRVQGFISCHQGRNGLSKVVLHAEQIELIDSGD from the coding sequence GTGGTGACGGCCAATCGGCTGGAGCTGTCGGGCACGGTGTGCAAGACGCCTATTCGAAAAGTCAGTCCGTCGGGTATTCCTCACTGCCAGTTTGTGCTTGAGCACCGCTCAGTGCAGGAAGAAGCCGGACTTAGCCGACAAGCATGGTGCCGTATGCCCGTGATTGTCAGCGGACACCCGTCACAAGCATTTACCCACAGTATAACGGTCGGTATGCAACTCAGGGTTCAGGGGTTCATCAGTTGCCACCAAGGGCGCAATGGCCTGAGCAAAGTGGTGCTGCATGCCGAGCAGATTGAATTGATTGATTCTGGAGACTAG
- the rpsF gene encoding 30S ribosomal protein S6 encodes MRHYEIVFMVHPDQSEQVPGMIERYTGAITGAEGKIHRLEDWGRRQLAYPINKLHKAHYVLLNVEAPQEVIDELETNFRFNDAVIRSMVMRVKHAVTEASPMVKAKDERRERRDDYAEADDDAEVGDSEE; translated from the coding sequence ATGCGTCATTACGAAATCGTTTTTATGGTTCACCCTGACCAGAGCGAACAGGTTCCGGGCATGATCGAGCGTTACACTGGTGCCATCACTGGTGCAGAAGGCAAGATCCACCGTCTGGAAGACTGGGGCCGCCGTCAGCTGGCTTACCCGATCAACAAACTGCACAAAGCTCACTACGTTCTGCTGAACGTTGAAGCTCCGCAGGAAGTGATCGATGAGCTGGAAACTAACTTCCGCTTCAACGACGCCGTTATCCGCAGCATGGTTATGCGCGTTAAGCACGCGGTAACTGAAGCATCTCCGATGGTGAAAGCGAAAGACGAACGCCGTGAGCGTCGTGACGATTACGCTGAAGCCGATGATGATGCTGAAGTTGGGGATTCTGAAGAGTAA
- the yjfP gene encoding esterase, translating into MVEMGSENVSGIDVLHAFPSGGGTRPLPTIFFFHGYTSSKEVYAYFAYALAKAGFRVIAPDALMHGARFDGDEARRWRCFWDIFLNNVQELPVHLNWCRERGLIDGDRVGICGASMGGMTALAAMTQYPWLRAVACFMGSGYFSSLSQTLFPPVTSEEPGAQAQLQALAERVAPFDVRHQLDKVSDRPLLLWHGLADELVPAQESERLYRELSARQSHQRLTYLTEAGIGHKITPTALRASADFFSRSL; encoded by the coding sequence ATGGTAGAAATGGGAAGTGAGAATGTTTCAGGAATAGACGTGCTGCACGCCTTTCCATCCGGCGGCGGAACGCGGCCGTTGCCAACCATTTTCTTCTTTCATGGCTATACCTCGTCGAAGGAAGTCTACGCGTATTTTGCCTACGCGCTGGCGAAGGCCGGGTTTCGCGTCATCGCGCCGGATGCGTTGATGCATGGCGCGCGGTTTGACGGCGATGAGGCGCGTCGCTGGCGCTGTTTCTGGGATATTTTCCTTAATAATGTCCAGGAATTGCCCGTCCATCTGAACTGGTGCCGTGAACGGGGGCTGATTGATGGGGATCGGGTCGGGATTTGCGGCGCATCAATGGGGGGAATGACTGCGCTGGCGGCGATGACGCAATATCCCTGGCTGCGGGCTGTGGCCTGCTTTATGGGCTCCGGATACTTTTCATCGTTGTCGCAGACGCTGTTTCCGCCGGTAACGTCGGAGGAACCGGGCGCGCAGGCGCAGTTACAGGCGCTGGCTGAGCGAGTGGCGCCCTTTGATGTGCGTCATCAACTGGACAAGGTTTCCGACCGTCCGCTGTTGCTCTGGCACGGTCTGGCGGATGAACTGGTGCCGGCGCAGGAGAGCGAACGATTGTATCGGGAGCTAAGCGCCCGCCAGTCCCATCAGCGCCTGACTTACCTGACCGAGGCCGGCATCGGCCACAAAATCACCCCGACCGCTCTGCGGGCTAGCGCGGATTTCTTCTCGCGCTCGCTCTGA
- a CDS encoding methyl-accepting chemotaxis protein, with product MQLAFRRWSLGVKLSVIASLSVAVLFIAFSLSLTRSAGEKLESLTMHDMESQVTGITDMIAMYDTSLQASVDSYTNLFASFLPSRFTVDNQARLPISATTAPTLKSGDTILNMNTAVTDDFLSRTGAISTIFVRDGDDFVRITTSLKKEDSSRAIGTKLDRASPAFAPVSGNKSFSGLAVLFGKQYITQYKPVTDASGSVIAILFVGIDISKEFAQMQKRILDKRIGDSGHFIVLSKAGATAGAYLVHPTLSGQKPDWSGDALQQVLKSDGGSLEYDDNSLSGDDRTQVMVYRSVPQWKWVVVGTISKASLLAEINTIRNLFLGGGIALVALFAVFFVYLTRRWLSRPLDEVVKVAEQFAAGNLQATLTTESQDEVGRLVDAINNMGHGLTRLVSQVRDAAEEIAAGTDALAEDSGNISEQISRQASSVEETSATMEQLASTVKQNADNVSAAKGLATESASAAQNGSITVTDSVETMSEIKRSSQKIADITTTIQSIAFQTNILALNAAVEASRAGEHGKGFAVVAAEVRSLAQRSSTAVKEIEALITESLHQIETGYRFSEKTRSVMDDLLHRIQQVSTIVNDIDIASREQSQGIEQVNVAINQIGQAINQNASLVQNSESTAQGLREKGHHLSDVVSVFRIHP from the coding sequence ATGCAGCTTGCTTTTAGACGCTGGAGCCTCGGTGTCAAACTTTCAGTTATCGCCTCCCTGAGTGTGGCTGTGCTGTTTATCGCATTCAGCCTCAGTCTGACCCGCTCAGCCGGTGAGAAACTGGAATCATTGACAATGCATGACATGGAAAGTCAGGTTACGGGTATTACCGATATGATAGCCATGTACGACACCAGCCTGCAGGCCAGCGTCGACAGCTATACCAATCTGTTTGCCAGCTTTCTTCCTTCTCGTTTTACCGTGGACAATCAGGCGCGTCTGCCCATCAGCGCTACGACCGCGCCGACCCTGAAATCCGGTGATACCATCCTCAACATGAACACCGCCGTCACCGACGACTTTCTCAGCCGTACCGGCGCCATTTCCACCATTTTCGTGCGCGATGGCGACGACTTCGTGCGTATCACCACCTCGCTGAAGAAGGAGGATAGCTCGCGCGCCATCGGCACCAAACTGGATCGCGCCAGCCCGGCGTTCGCCCCCGTCTCCGGCAACAAGTCCTTCAGCGGCTTAGCGGTACTGTTCGGCAAACAATATATCACCCAGTACAAACCGGTCACCGACGCCAGCGGCAGCGTGATCGCCATTCTGTTCGTGGGGATTGATATCAGCAAAGAATTTGCCCAGATGCAAAAACGTATTCTGGATAAACGCATCGGCGACAGCGGCCACTTTATCGTGCTTAGCAAGGCAGGCGCGACGGCCGGCGCTTATCTGGTACACCCGACACTGAGCGGGCAAAAACCGGACTGGTCCGGCGATGCGTTGCAGCAGGTGCTGAAAAGCGACGGCGGCAGCCTGGAATACGATGATAACAGCTTGAGCGGCGATGACCGTACCCAGGTGATGGTGTATCGCAGCGTGCCGCAGTGGAAATGGGTCGTCGTCGGCACCATCAGCAAGGCCAGTCTGCTGGCGGAAATCAATACCATCCGCAATCTGTTTCTGGGCGGCGGCATCGCGCTGGTGGCGCTGTTCGCCGTGTTCTTTGTCTACCTGACCCGCCGCTGGTTGAGCCGCCCGCTGGATGAAGTGGTTAAAGTGGCGGAACAGTTCGCTGCCGGCAACCTGCAGGCGACGCTGACCACCGAGAGCCAGGATGAAGTCGGCCGGCTGGTGGACGCCATCAACAACATGGGCCACGGCCTGACCCGGTTGGTGTCTCAGGTGCGCGATGCCGCCGAAGAGATCGCCGCCGGCACTGACGCGCTGGCTGAAGACAGCGGCAACATCAGCGAGCAGATTTCCCGTCAGGCCAGCAGCGTGGAAGAAACCTCGGCGACGATGGAGCAGTTGGCCTCGACGGTGAAACAGAATGCCGACAACGTCTCCGCCGCCAAAGGGCTGGCGACGGAAAGCGCCAGCGCCGCGCAGAATGGCAGCATAACGGTGACGGACTCGGTGGAAACCATGAGTGAAATCAAACGCTCGTCGCAGAAAATCGCCGACATCACCACCACCATCCAGTCTATCGCTTTCCAGACCAACATTCTGGCGCTTAACGCGGCGGTAGAGGCTTCGCGCGCCGGCGAGCACGGCAAAGGTTTCGCCGTGGTCGCCGCCGAGGTGCGCTCGCTGGCTCAACGCAGCTCCACCGCGGTGAAGGAAATCGAGGCGCTGATTACCGAATCGCTGCATCAGATCGAAACCGGCTACCGTTTCTCGGAAAAAACCCGTTCGGTGATGGACGATCTGCTGCACCGCATTCAGCAGGTCAGCACCATCGTTAATGACATTGATATCGCCTCGCGCGAACAGTCACAGGGAATTGAACAGGTCAACGTGGCTATCAACCAGATTGGGCAGGCCATCAACCAGAACGCCTCGCTGGTGCAGAACTCGGAAAGCACCGCGCAAGGGTTACGCGAAAAAGGCCATCATCTGAGCGATGTGGTCAGCGTGTTCCGCATCCATCCCTAA
- the bsmA gene encoding biofilm peroxide resistance protein BsmA — protein sequence MTCPSWLLRVPPLNRVVLSALLSMLISGCTLLAGKPVPPPPPAEQAVDVSREQSYLLEKAGSVSVDVRGSLDDAVREIQRQANARGMPYYRVVSLTESEHVRRDSWHGYAIFYRPPAAAGRP from the coding sequence ATGACATGTCCATCATGGCTATTACGCGTTCCGCCGTTGAACCGCGTGGTGCTGAGCGCCCTGTTGTCGATGTTGATCAGTGGCTGTACGTTGCTGGCCGGCAAGCCGGTCCCGCCGCCGCCGCCCGCGGAACAGGCGGTCGACGTGTCCAGAGAACAGAGCTATCTGCTGGAAAAAGCCGGTTCGGTTTCGGTGGATGTACGCGGCAGTCTGGATGACGCGGTACGGGAAATACAACGTCAGGCCAATGCACGCGGCATGCCTTATTACCGGGTGGTCAGCCTGACGGAAAGCGAACATGTGCGACGAGATAGCTGGCACGGCTATGCCATCTTCTACCGGCCGCCGGCCGCCGCCGGCCGCCCTTGA
- the rlmB gene encoding 23S rRNA (guanosine(2251)-2'-O)-methyltransferase RlmB: protein MSEIIYGIHAVKALLEQDPQRFLDVFTLKGREDRRLQPLIAELEANGIAVQVANRQWLDDKVEGAVHQGIVARVKEGRQYQENDLPGLLASLDTPFLLVLDGVTDPHNLGACLRSADAAGVHAVIVPRDRSAQLNATAKKVACGAAETVALIRVTNLARTLRFLQEQNVWVVGTAGEADHTLYQSKLTGPLALVMGAEGEGMRRLTREHCDELISIPMAGSVSSLNVSVATGICLFEAVRQRLA from the coding sequence ATGAGCGAAATTATTTACGGCATCCATGCGGTGAAAGCGCTGCTGGAGCAAGACCCCCAACGTTTTCTGGACGTGTTCACCCTTAAAGGACGTGAAGACCGCCGTCTGCAGCCGTTGATAGCCGAGCTGGAAGCCAACGGCATCGCGGTGCAGGTCGCCAATCGTCAGTGGCTGGACGACAAGGTGGAAGGCGCGGTGCATCAGGGAATTGTCGCCCGGGTGAAAGAAGGGCGTCAGTATCAGGAAAACGATCTACCGGGGCTGCTGGCATCGCTGGATACCCCGTTCCTGCTGGTGCTGGATGGCGTGACCGACCCGCACAATCTGGGCGCCTGCCTGCGCAGCGCCGACGCGGCGGGGGTCCACGCGGTGATTGTGCCGCGCGATCGTTCCGCTCAACTCAACGCCACCGCGAAGAAAGTCGCCTGTGGCGCGGCGGAAACCGTGGCGCTGATTCGCGTGACCAATCTGGCGCGAACGCTGCGCTTCCTGCAGGAGCAAAACGTCTGGGTCGTCGGTACGGCGGGCGAGGCGGATCACACCCTGTATCAGAGCAAACTCACCGGCCCGCTGGCGCTGGTGATGGGGGCGGAAGGGGAAGGGATGCGTCGCCTGACCCGCGAGCACTGCGATGAGCTGATCAGCATTCCAATGGCGGGCAGCGTGTCGTCGCTGAACGTGTCGGTCGCCACCGGAATTTGCCTGTTTGAGGCGGTACGCCAGCGCCTGGCGTAA
- the rnr gene encoding ribonuclease R: MSQDPFLEREAEKYESPIPSREYILEHLAKRDTPISREELATDLQLTSDEQLEALRRRLRAMERDGQLVFTRRQCYALPEKLDLLRGTVLGHRDGYGFLRVEGRKDDLYLSAEQMKTVIHGDVVLAQPLGEDRRGRREGRIVRILEPRTNQIVGRYFTEAGTGFVVPDDSRLSFDILIPSEFIAGARMGSVVVVELTQRATRRTKAIGKIVEILGDNMGTGLAVDIALRTHEIPHSWPPKVEEQVSDLADEVPEDAKKGRIDLRSLPLVTIDGEDARDFDDAVYCEKKRGGGWRLWVAIADVSYYVRPGTALDHEARARGTSVYFPSQVVPMLPEVLSNGLCSLNPQVDRLCMVCEMTVSTQGKLSGYTFYEAVMSSHARLTYTKVWSILQGDEALREHYQPLVAPLEELHQMYKVLDHAREVRGGIAFETEEAKFIFNAERRIERVEAVVRNDAHKLIEECMILANISAAKFVEKNEEPALFRVHDQPSEDHVLALRSVLGELGLTLKGGMKPQPKDYAELMNSIAGRPDHEMLQTMLLRSMKQAVYDPENRGHFGLALTSYGHFTSPIRRYPDLSLHRAIKYLLSDRKARWTHSGGWHADFNEMLQLGEHCSMTERRADEATRDVADWLKCDFMQDHVGEAFTGIISSVTGFGFFVRLNDLFIDGLVHVSTLDNDYYRYDNVGQRLIGESRGQVYRLGDEVQIRVEAVHMDERKIDFALLSSTRKVRGEGKTARDRVKKGAASDAKPPRRRRTGQRANVEPDSAFRPDGDGKRQSAGKGKDKAKAGGGKKTEKSQKNAEKTRKIAAATRAKRASKKKKPAEPA, encoded by the coding sequence ATGTCACAAGATCCGTTTCTGGAACGTGAAGCAGAAAAATATGAATCCCCCATCCCTAGCCGCGAGTACATTCTTGAGCATCTGGCAAAACGGGATACGCCCATCAGCCGTGAGGAACTGGCCACCGACCTGCAACTGACCAGTGACGAACAACTGGAAGCGTTGCGCCGACGGCTGCGCGCTATGGAGCGCGACGGGCAGTTGGTGTTCACCCGCCGCCAGTGTTATGCACTGCCGGAAAAGCTGGATCTGCTACGCGGCACGGTGCTCGGCCACCGCGATGGCTACGGTTTCCTGCGGGTGGAAGGGCGTAAAGACGATCTTTACCTCTCCGCCGAACAGATGAAAACGGTGATTCATGGCGATGTGGTGCTGGCCCAGCCGTTAGGCGAAGACCGCAGAGGGCGCCGCGAAGGGCGCATCGTGCGTATTCTGGAGCCCCGCACCAATCAGATCGTCGGGCGTTACTTCACCGAGGCCGGCACCGGTTTCGTGGTGCCGGACGACAGCCGGCTGAGCTTCGACATCCTGATCCCGTCGGAATTTATCGCCGGCGCCCGCATGGGGTCGGTGGTAGTGGTGGAACTGACCCAGCGCGCCACTCGCCGCACCAAGGCTATCGGCAAGATAGTGGAGATCCTCGGCGACAACATGGGCACCGGGCTGGCGGTGGATATCGCGCTGCGTACCCATGAAATTCCGCACAGTTGGCCGCCCAAGGTGGAAGAGCAGGTGAGCGACCTGGCGGATGAGGTGCCGGAAGACGCCAAGAAAGGCCGGATAGATCTGCGTTCTTTGCCGCTGGTCACCATCGACGGCGAAGACGCGCGCGATTTTGACGATGCCGTGTACTGTGAGAAGAAACGCGGCGGCGGCTGGCGGCTGTGGGTGGCGATTGCCGACGTCAGCTACTATGTTCGTCCCGGCACGGCGCTGGACCATGAAGCCCGCGCGCGCGGCACCTCGGTCTACTTCCCGTCGCAGGTGGTGCCGATGCTGCCGGAAGTGCTTTCCAACGGGCTGTGTTCGCTCAACCCGCAGGTGGATCGCCTGTGTATGGTGTGCGAAATGACGGTTTCCACCCAGGGGAAACTGTCCGGCTATACATTCTATGAGGCGGTAATGAGTTCGCATGCCCGCCTCACCTATACCAAGGTGTGGAGCATTCTGCAGGGCGACGAGGCGCTGCGCGAGCATTACCAACCGCTGGTGGCGCCGCTGGAAGAACTGCACCAGATGTACAAGGTGCTGGATCATGCCCGTGAGGTGCGCGGCGGCATCGCTTTCGAAACCGAAGAAGCCAAATTCATCTTCAACGCCGAACGCCGCATCGAGCGGGTGGAAGCGGTGGTGCGCAACGATGCGCACAAGCTGATTGAAGAATGCATGATTCTGGCCAACATCTCGGCGGCGAAGTTTGTCGAGAAGAACGAAGAACCGGCGCTGTTCCGCGTGCATGACCAGCCCAGCGAGGACCATGTGCTGGCGCTGCGCAGCGTGCTCGGCGAACTGGGGCTGACGCTGAAAGGCGGTATGAAGCCGCAGCCGAAAGATTATGCCGAACTGATGAATTCCATCGCCGGCCGGCCGGATCACGAGATGCTGCAAACCATGCTGCTGCGCTCGATGAAACAGGCGGTGTACGACCCGGAAAACCGCGGTCATTTCGGTCTGGCGCTGACCTCGTACGGGCATTTCACCTCGCCGATTCGGCGTTATCCGGATCTGTCGCTGCACCGCGCCATCAAGTACCTGCTCAGCGACCGTAAAGCCCGCTGGACTCACAGCGGCGGCTGGCACGCGGATTTCAACGAAATGCTGCAACTGGGCGAGCACTGTTCGATGACCGAGCGCCGGGCCGATGAAGCCACGCGCGACGTAGCCGACTGGCTGAAGTGCGACTTTATGCAGGATCATGTCGGTGAAGCCTTTACCGGTATTATCTCCAGCGTCACCGGCTTCGGTTTCTTCGTGCGCCTCAACGACCTGTTTATCGACGGTCTGGTTCACGTTTCCACGCTGGATAACGACTACTATCGTTATGACAATGTCGGCCAGCGTTTGATCGGCGAATCCCGCGGTCAGGTGTATCGACTGGGCGACGAAGTGCAGATCCGCGTTGAAGCGGTACACATGGACGAGCGTAAGATCGATTTCGCTCTGCTGTCTTCCACCCGCAAGGTGCGCGGCGAAGGCAAAACCGCACGCGATCGGGTGAAGAAAGGCGCCGCCAGCGACGCAAAACCGCCGCGTCGGCGCCGTACCGGCCAACGCGCCAACGTTGAGCCGGACAGCGCATTTCGCCCCGACGGCGACGGCAAGCGCCAGTCTGCCGGCAAAGGCAAGGACAAAGCCAAAGCCGGCGGCGGGAAGAAGACGGAAAAATCGCAAAAGAACGCTGAAAAAACGCGTAAAATTGCGGCTGCTACCCGCGCCAAACGCGCCAGCAAAAAGAAGAAGCCGGCGGAGCCCGCCTGA
- the nsrR gene encoding nitric oxide-sensing transcriptional repressor NsrR — MQLTSFTDYGLRALIYMAALPDGKMTSISEVTEVYGVSRNHMVKIINQLSRAGLVMAVRGKNGGIRLGRDPSTIRIGDVVRELEPLSLVNCSKEFCHITPACRLKQVLQQAVQNFLKELDNYTLADMVEENPPLYKLLLVE, encoded by the coding sequence GTGCAGTTAACAAGTTTTACAGATTATGGTTTGAGGGCGCTGATTTATATGGCGGCATTGCCGGATGGCAAAATGACCAGCATCTCAGAAGTGACTGAAGTGTATGGCGTTTCACGTAACCATATGGTGAAAATAATCAATCAGCTGAGTCGCGCCGGGTTGGTCATGGCCGTGCGCGGCAAAAACGGCGGTATCCGGTTAGGCCGCGATCCGTCCACCATTCGCATCGGGGATGTGGTGCGGGAGCTGGAGCCGCTGTCGCTGGTTAACTGCAGTAAGGAATTTTGTCATATTACCCCCGCCTGCCGCCTGAAGCAGGTATTGCAGCAGGCTGTACAGAATTTCCTGAAGGAACTGGATAATTACACGCTCGCCGATATGGTGGAAGAAAACCCGCCCCTCTATAAATTACTTCTGGTTGAATAA
- a CDS encoding methyl-accepting chemotaxis protein has product MRLKNLSIRTGLLTLLSVITLLLLLVSGMGIQAINKSRDSLTALNQIQGEQLGALMNGYNLTLRARASATLAVRKIEIGLLDVGAKETDKLEGYEQQSEKNIHQFSSVGTDDEQEQKLVQQVLKSYQDYLNQGLKPMLDSLRKQYTDEYYTLLENNLTPLSDAFDKSIQNFRSYSQQLSERHIQQANNNERLMLMLIGFACLLSLLLVLLGWLALRHMLLKPLDYAIEQLEHVASGDLTRRITQGGNNELGRLSDAIERMQLALLDSVSQVRDASHQIDQGSRELFSGNRNLAERTEESVAALEQTAASLEELSATVKRNADNAELAHQLTNQVSNTTDRGNESVNYVVEKMREIAASAKRISDILGVIDGIAFQTNILALNAAVEAARAGEQGKGFAVVAGEVRSLAQHSAQAAKEIRTLILDSQSHVSQGLDLAAKAGTTMDDVAEEINRITSLMKEISYASQEQHRGIEQVNIAFTQIDKVAQQNASLVKASTDTTQSLEEQSRQLVQAMAMFRIEDHTALLQAR; this is encoded by the coding sequence ATGCGGTTGAAAAATCTCTCTATCCGTACCGGCCTGCTGACACTGCTGTCCGTCATCACCCTATTGTTACTGCTGGTCAGCGGTATGGGGATTCAGGCCATCAACAAGAGCCGAGACTCCCTGACGGCGCTCAATCAGATTCAGGGAGAACAGCTGGGCGCGTTGATGAATGGTTATAACCTGACGCTACGAGCCAGAGCCTCCGCCACGTTGGCTGTGCGCAAAATCGAAATCGGTTTACTGGATGTCGGCGCCAAAGAGACCGACAAGCTGGAAGGCTATGAGCAACAGTCGGAAAAGAATATTCACCAGTTCAGCAGTGTAGGTACCGATGACGAGCAGGAACAGAAACTGGTGCAACAGGTGTTGAAAAGTTATCAGGACTACCTGAATCAGGGACTGAAACCGATGCTGGACTCCCTGAGAAAGCAGTACACCGACGAATATTACACCTTGCTGGAAAACAACCTGACGCCCCTGAGCGACGCATTTGATAAATCGATCCAGAACTTCCGCAGCTACTCCCAGCAACTCTCCGAACGACATATCCAACAGGCCAATAACAACGAACGGCTGATGCTGATGCTCATCGGGTTTGCCTGCCTGTTGTCCCTGCTGCTGGTGCTGCTGGGTTGGCTGGCGCTGCGCCACATGCTGCTCAAGCCGCTGGATTACGCCATTGAACAGTTGGAACACGTGGCCTCCGGCGATTTGACCCGCCGCATTACTCAAGGGGGCAACAATGAACTGGGGCGGCTGAGCGACGCCATCGAGCGCATGCAGCTGGCGCTGCTGGATTCGGTCAGCCAGGTGCGTGACGCCAGCCATCAGATTGATCAAGGCAGCCGTGAGTTGTTCAGCGGCAACCGCAATCTGGCGGAACGGACCGAAGAGTCGGTCGCGGCGCTGGAACAGACCGCCGCCAGCCTGGAAGAACTGAGCGCGACGGTTAAACGCAACGCCGACAACGCCGAGCTGGCCCATCAGTTGACCAATCAGGTTTCCAACACCACCGATCGCGGCAACGAATCCGTTAACTACGTGGTGGAGAAAATGCGTGAAATCGCCGCCAGCGCCAAACGGATCAGCGATATTCTCGGCGTTATCGACGGCATTGCCTTCCAGACCAATATCCTGGCCCTGAACGCGGCGGTGGAAGCGGCTCGCGCAGGCGAGCAGGGCAAAGGCTTCGCGGTGGTGGCTGGCGAAGTGCGGAGTCTGGCGCAGCACAGCGCCCAGGCAGCTAAAGAAATCCGCACCCTGATCCTGGACTCTCAGTCCCATGTGTCGCAAGGGCTGGATCTGGCAGCCAAAGCCGGTACGACGATGGACGATGTGGCGGAAGAGATCAATCGAATCACCAGCCTGATGAAAGAGATCTCCTACGCCTCTCAGGAGCAGCATCGCGGCATCGAACAGGTGAATATCGCCTTCACCCAGATAGACAAAGTGGCCCAGCAGAATGCCTCGCTGGTCAAAGCGTCCACCGATACCACCCAATCGCTGGAAGAACAGTCTCGCCAGTTGGTGCAGGCGATGGCCATGTTCCGCATCGAAGACCACACCGCGCTGTTGCAGGCGCGCTGA
- a CDS encoding PucR family transcriptional regulator: MPAFHHSNVPRHHTDHTESDRDRWRSDFLLQLLTSDRPDLPLLHQRAAWLQLPLDRPHRVAAWRLSGVPSLFSPSHSGCPEAQLHGARQQLQHQLQALMSGGLPPVTLGDLCLLVLPADSPLLRCGHREFTVFRQAISADIAPLTLFGGISGPVSAAAHYQRGLSEARQALNAAESMRPEKGLCDYAELGVLQLLTAVSDPALLTRFMHDALGNLVEKNRKSPHLLIETLDAVLQENGNLIKAAERLAIHRNTLHQRLQRIEQLSGGTLNDPLFRLNASVALLVWRLSDSPTQ, encoded by the coding sequence ATGCCGGCATTTCATCACAGCAACGTGCCTCGCCATCATACGGATCATACTGAAAGTGACCGGGACAGGTGGCGAAGCGACTTTCTGCTCCAGTTGCTGACCAGCGATCGCCCGGATTTGCCGCTCCTCCATCAGCGCGCCGCCTGGCTGCAATTGCCGCTGGATAGGCCGCACCGGGTGGCGGCATGGCGTTTGTCCGGGGTGCCGTCGCTGTTTTCCCCGTCTCATTCCGGCTGCCCGGAAGCGCAACTGCACGGGGCGCGCCAGCAGTTGCAGCACCAGCTACAGGCGCTCATGTCGGGAGGGTTGCCGCCGGTCACGCTGGGCGACCTCTGCCTGCTGGTGCTGCCGGCCGACAGTCCGCTACTGCGCTGCGGGCATCGGGAATTCACCGTATTCCGTCAGGCTATCAGCGCCGATATCGCACCGCTGACGCTGTTCGGCGGAATCTCCGGCCCGGTCAGCGCGGCCGCGCACTATCAGCGAGGGCTGAGCGAAGCCCGGCAGGCGCTTAACGCCGCAGAAAGCATGCGCCCGGAAAAAGGCCTGTGCGACTACGCTGAATTGGGGGTGCTGCAATTGCTGACCGCCGTCAGCGACCCGGCATTGCTTACCCGTTTTATGCACGACGCGCTGGGTAATCTGGTGGAGAAGAACCGCAAATCGCCGCATCTGCTGATTGAAACACTGGATGCGGTTTTGCAGGAAAACGGTAATCTGATCAAAGCCGCCGAGCGGCTGGCGATCCATCGCAATACGCTGCATCAGCGTCTGCAACGGATTGAACAGCTGTCGGGCGGTACGTTGAACGATCCGCTGTTTCGCCTCAACGCCTCCGTCGCGCTATTAGTCTGGCGCCTGTCTGATTCGCCGACGCAGTGA